TGGGGAAAAATTAACCTCAATTGTTTGGGTGCAGCGTGTTTGAATGTCAAATGGTTAGAACAGTGAGTTTCCCGTCATTTGTGTGGCCTGTTTGTATTTTCATGACTTGTGGAAGAAATCTGCTGTCTTCAAGTATGGCGGCAGATGCTTTTAAACTAAGCTAAATGTGAAATGTCTAGTTCCTGCCTACTATGGCTCACTCTTCATGATTAAGATGGTTCGGCTGTAGGAAGTTTCTCTATGTGATTTCATGTATCTTTGGTTTGAAGCTCTTAACTCGAGTCTTTACGAAAAGCCAATGGACATTCGCTCATAGAGGTATAGGAACCTTTTCTGGAGTAAATAAATCAACTGACCTATTAGACTCATAGCATCCTTAGGGTGTATTTATATGTAAACCTGGACTTTTGGATTGATGTTATCTGTAAAGGGCATGGGGCCTTGTTTCGCTGCTGACTTCGTTGATGTGTGTAGAACATTTGTAGACTGGGGAGGGCAAGGGAGGCTGAGTCCTGCAAAATTTTAGTAGCAGGCTTCATTAAATTTCATTCGACGTTCGTCAGGAGTCTTTATTTTGGTTACTGATTTTGTATGTTCATATAAGATAAGTGTGACTCAAATCATACTACAAATTTCCTTAAATGCAAAATATTTAGCAATAGAGTGCAATGGACATGAATACAGTGGAATGGATACGTAGGATTCATATAACCAATCCCAACTAATTTTTGGGTTGAGGCTTACTTGATTGATTGGGGTTATTGAAGACATGCTTGGAGGCTTATTATTTCAATAATTGCCGAAAGTTCTTTGGATGTTTAAGGCTCTACACCTTGACAATATGCATTAGAACATCAATTTGATATAACCTCTAAGTTTGGTAAAACGGGGAGTGGTGGGAAGGGTTTGTCACGCAAAATAGCTTTATGTTAGAGAGATTTTTTTGGTGAAAACTTAGCAAATCTAGTTCTCTTTtagtcctttttttttctttatctacAAATTCAATCTTACAAAATGAGGGGTTCAATAAATATGAAACTGCTTCAGCAGGCAAATTCTCTGTGCACTTATCCCTTGAGGCTAAATCTCTGTCTTATAGTCTGCAGGAAGCTATCTTGCTTGACTCATCCGTAAGCATGAATTTAGAAATATCTGCTTACCTCACACTTTTCTCCCTGAAGCTAAATTCGCTCTCTTACAGCCTGCAGGGAGGAAATTTTTTGACACAACTGTAAGCATGAACTCAGAAGAATGTGCAAAGTCTCATCATTCCAAACCAACTGTCACTCTGACTGGGACTGCTGAAAAATGTGCAATTGGACCATCACTTGGTGTGGTTGACATAGGCAATAGTGAAAATGCATATCTTTTTCGTGTTGCGCTTCCTGGTGTAAGAAATAAATGTAAGTACTTTTAAATAAACCTCTGTATTGTTTATTTTCTAGAGTGGATATAACAAATGGAGGCAACAGTGACTGCGTTTATGCATAGGCTTACTTAGTGATCTCATCATTAACCTGAAATTACCTTATGACCCTCAGAGTTAAGCTTCAGCATAGACAATGAGGTCGAATTCTTTGATCATAATATGTGATTCTGAAATGTGTCATTCCTTGAAATTGGAATATAAGAATGTATTACGAGCAGTAGCTAATCAATTCAGGTACATCTCAGTAATTGGGGTTGTTTATGTAAACTCCTGTATTGTGAACACTGGCTATGCCTAAATGATTGAACATTAGGTTTGGTGCGataaatactgttcaaaattttTTGGTGTAAGAGGATCATATTTACTTAAATACCAGTAACTTTTAAGAGTTGGAATTTAATAGTCAATTGATGTGTATACCATACAGGTAATATAAAATGTGACATACAGAGAGAAGGGAGAGTCCGGATAGAGGGTGTGGTTACAGAGAGTGATGTCTTGAAAAACTCATCCAAGGGTTATGAGATGAAAGTTCAGCAGCTTTCTCCTCCTGGGCCTTTTACCGTATCGTTCAATTTGCCAGGACCGGTTGATCCCAGATTATGTTCCCCACGTTTTAGATCAGATGGCATTCTGGAAGTCATTGTATTGAAATACCGGATACCTATTGTGTCAGCCGAAGGTTTGCCTGAGAATTGGTACAATGGCTCTTTCCCAGCTCCTTGAATTCTTGTCGTCCCTGTTTCTTAACATACATgggatttatttgttttgtaACATTTCTCGTGAATATAGCAGTCAACTTCTAGGGGGGCTACCTGTACAACAAGGGATTTTGCATTATATGTTCCATTGGATATTTTGGCTATGCTGACGTTGATTTTGAACCCAAGTGTGTACTGTTTCAACAAGAAAAAAATACATGGAGTATGTGACATTATTTACATTTTTATCATGATTGTTGAGTCAGCTGACGTTTCCATataccgggggggggggggggtcggtCTCATGATCTGAGTTTTCTATGCTTATAATCAGTGTAATGTGAGTTCACTATTCACTTGAGCACTGTGAAAACCATTAAATAGATAAGCAGGCAAGATTTTTTGGAATTCAGCTACATGATATAAACCTAATGCTGTTGATGTCCTGAGTGAGCACTAGTTTATACAATGTGTTTCAACAAGATTTCTGCAGTGAATGCTATTTTCTTATCATTGGCCGGATAGAGTTTATCTGCTAATTAGAATAGCAACATCACATCTTGTTATGGAAAAGTATGTTATCGACAACTTGATGCAGGATACtgtgtttaaaatttgattttGCATAATAAAAAGTAGTACAACTGTTTTTGGGTTCACTGTGCATCGATGTTGTCAAACAATATGTAAAACTAGGTGTTTGCCAACAGCAAAAAATACATCTCCTTTTTTGGAATTATTAGTATTTGGTATTGCAGTAATAATTTTCCAGAGGATTTGACGATAATAAACAACTATCTTGGAATACCTTCCAGCAGGAACTGAAGTTGTGTGTTGTCCTATACGTACCACTGTGCACGTTAAGGCAAATGATAGACCCCTAttcataaaataaacaaaaagtgcCAATAATAGATCCCCATATATTGGTAATGCCTTCTATAATTGATTCAAGACACATAAGAGGTAACTAATGATGAGAGGCATGGGTTTGTCAACGATGATACAAGATTATTCCCATTGATTAATGTATTTACTCTTAAAGTAACAAATGTATATCCAATACATTTAGGACTTGGTATAGTAAGTATTACTAATTCTATATTAATAATTGGACCATAGTTAGGTGTGAAGTAAGCTCACTAATTTTATATATGAAGCATATACTGTGGCTGCTAGCATAATTTTGCTCTCCTATTCTAAGTTGAATTTAaatgaaagttatgatcgattcaCATAATCAATCGTAACTTGTTTGGACTTGAGGTATGTTATTGAAAGTGCACAATTTGGATGTAGTCTATACATTTTccaagtaaaaatagcacggtatagctagtttttggactggtcattcaaaaatagccaacgtttaccaagtcaataaaaaatagccacttttttgctgcaacagagatcggtccagcataatatactggagttcggtgcacatgtgtatgaaatccagcatattatgctggaccggtatactttgctggctccagtataatatactggagactggagcaccgatgctccaaactccagtatattatgctggaccggtacacttactggaactccaatatattatgctggagttctagtgtacttatgctggaactccatcatattatgctggagttccagcatacttatcctggaactccattataatatgttggagttcaagtatatttatgctggaactccagcataatatactggcatattttccggattttgaacagtgttttcgctcagatttatctttacatgaagaatgactaaatttcaattacttttaaaattgggcTATTTTTAAACGACCAGtcgtaaatctggctatttttgaatttcacc
The nucleotide sequence above comes from Nicotiana tabacum cultivar K326 chromosome 12, ASM71507v2, whole genome shotgun sequence. Encoded proteins:
- the LOC107786348 gene encoding increased DNA methylation 3, which produces MNSEECAKSHHSKPTVTLTGTAEKCAIGPSLGVVDIGNSENAYLFRVALPGVRNKCNIKCDIQREGRVRIEGVVTESDVLKNSSKGYEMKVQQLSPPGPFTVSFNLPGPVDPRLCSPRFRSDGILEVIVLKYRIPIVSAEGLPENWYNGSFPAP